From Afipia carboxidovorans OM5, one genomic window encodes:
- a CDS encoding AAA family ATPase, translating to MSQPSIFDSETPLPSDTLAKREKTLLGFDTRYARVHDQLRLLLNVRELAGWSQKNHGKSLPICDLVAEQYPLVIFHGDVGTGKTATAECIANKLVIEARSEDSILFKLSNRVRGSGMVGEMGTLIAEAFKKVIQSAGKHRRAVLIIDEGDSLGASRAQEHSHHEDKVAVNTLIQGVDDLRQYGGRIVVILCTNRLSVLDPALRRRAAIIEEFRRPTDDERRQLLTMDLAGLSLTPIQLSQLVEATGARAGKPPWTYSDIRTRLYPAALAKAFPSGPLRFDHLKLAAAGIAASPVMEDR from the coding sequence GTGAGTCAACCCAGCATCTTCGACAGCGAGACGCCGTTACCCAGCGATACGCTGGCCAAACGCGAAAAGACCCTTCTGGGCTTCGATACCCGATATGCGCGGGTCCACGACCAGCTTCGTCTGTTGCTGAATGTTCGCGAACTGGCGGGCTGGAGCCAGAAAAACCACGGCAAGAGCCTTCCGATCTGCGATCTCGTCGCCGAGCAGTACCCGCTGGTGATCTTTCACGGCGATGTCGGCACCGGCAAGACCGCAACAGCGGAGTGCATCGCCAACAAGCTGGTCATTGAGGCCAGAAGCGAAGACTCTATCCTGTTCAAATTGAGCAACCGCGTCCGCGGCAGCGGCATGGTCGGCGAGATGGGGACATTGATCGCGGAAGCCTTCAAGAAGGTCATTCAATCCGCCGGCAAGCACCGCCGCGCGGTCCTGATCATCGACGAAGGCGATAGCCTCGGCGCCTCGCGTGCCCAGGAGCACAGCCACCACGAAGACAAGGTGGCGGTGAACACGCTTATTCAGGGCGTCGATGACCTGCGCCAGTATGGCGGCCGGATCGTGGTGATCCTATGCACCAACCGGCTGTCGGTCCTCGATCCCGCCTTGCGCCGCCGCGCTGCCATCATCGAGGAGTTCCGCCGTCCGACCGATGACGAGCGTCGCCAATTGCTGACGATGGATCTGGCCGGTCTGTCCCTCACGCCCATTCAGCTATCGCAGCTCGTCGAGGCCACCGGAGCGCGGGCAGGCAAGCCGCCGTGGACCTATTCGGATATCAGGACGAGGCTCTATCCGGCCGCACTGGCAAAAGCTTTCCCGAGCGGGCCGCTGCGCTTCGACCACCTCAAGCTTGCCGCGGCGGGGATCGCCGCGTCGCCGGTGATGGAGGATCGCTGA
- a CDS encoding 3'-5' exonuclease: MTRKKEVFVSVDVETAGPIPGEYSLLSIGACDVGDLTKVFSCELKPINRNADPKALEVSGLSLDKLSRDGLDPRAAMQAFADWLAGLAENDRSIVFVGLNAPFDWSFVNYYFHRFLGSNPFGFTALDIKALYMGAVGCDWAETKSSKMAERLAPRRKGDHQALHDAQYQAELFSLIRTKLVAKP, encoded by the coding sequence ATGACGCGCAAGAAGGAAGTCTTCGTCTCCGTCGATGTTGAAACCGCAGGCCCAATCCCCGGCGAATACAGCCTGCTGTCGATCGGCGCCTGCGACGTCGGCGACCTGACCAAGGTCTTCTCTTGTGAATTGAAGCCGATCAACAGGAATGCCGACCCGAAAGCCTTGGAAGTGTCCGGCCTGTCGCTCGATAAGCTCTCCCGCGACGGGCTTGACCCACGAGCGGCCATGCAGGCCTTTGCTGATTGGCTCGCAGGCCTTGCCGAAAACGATAGGTCCATCGTGTTCGTCGGACTCAATGCGCCATTCGACTGGTCTTTCGTGAATTACTATTTTCACCGCTTTCTGGGCAGCAATCCGTTCGGCTTCACGGCCTTAGACATCAAGGCCCTCTATATGGGCGCGGTCGGCTGCGACTGGGCCGAGACGAAATCGAGCAAGATGGCGGAACGGCTGGCGCCCCGTCGGAAGGGCGATCACCAGGCCCTGCACGACGCGCAATATCAGGCGGAATTGTTCAGTCTGATCCGGACCAAGCTCGTGGCAAAGCCGTAG